A window of the Nibribacter ruber genome harbors these coding sequences:
- a CDS encoding BaiN/RdsA family NAD(P)/FAD-dependent oxidoreductase yields MPETVVVIGGGAAGFFGAITATEANPDLRVILLEKTTKLLSKVRVSGGGRCNVTHACFQTSAFAQQYPRGQKALKKLLPLFSATDTIAWFEKRGVALRTEADGRMFPVSNSSETIVDCLLKAARNAGVEIKTGLGVQALQVYPDAPSSARFSLTLTSGEHLEAAKVLVATGGSPKPESYAWLQALGHTIERPLPSLFTLNVPASPLKELPGVSVPKARIKLVGHKLEMEGPLLITHWGLSGPAVLRFSAWGAKLMFDTHYTGTALVHWVPDFSEEQVRQQVQGQRASSPRKTVDANPLFALPARLWQRLCELAEVPASVKWAELPGKAQSKLIELLVRTPFEVKGKTTFKEEFVTCGGLALQELHLDRMESTLHPGLHFAGEVVDIDGITGGFNFQAAWTGGYLAGKAIAGRN; encoded by the coding sequence ATGCCAGAAACAGTAGTAGTCATTGGAGGAGGAGCGGCCGGTTTTTTTGGCGCCATTACGGCCACTGAAGCTAATCCGGATTTACGAGTAATTTTGCTGGAGAAGACCACCAAATTATTGTCAAAGGTGCGTGTTTCTGGCGGCGGCAGGTGCAACGTGACGCACGCTTGCTTCCAAACGTCAGCGTTTGCCCAGCAATATCCCAGGGGCCAGAAGGCCTTAAAGAAACTCCTCCCCTTGTTCAGTGCCACAGATACCATTGCCTGGTTTGAAAAGCGCGGCGTGGCCCTCAGAACCGAGGCAGACGGACGCATGTTTCCGGTGTCCAATTCCTCTGAAACGATCGTGGATTGTCTATTAAAAGCAGCTAGAAACGCCGGAGTAGAAATTAAAACAGGGCTGGGAGTACAAGCCTTGCAGGTGTACCCAGACGCTCCTTCCTCTGCTCGCTTCTCCTTAACCCTCACCTCCGGTGAGCATCTGGAGGCTGCCAAAGTCCTAGTTGCCACAGGCGGCAGCCCCAAACCCGAAAGTTACGCCTGGCTGCAGGCATTGGGCCATACGATTGAGCGCCCCTTACCCTCATTGTTCACCTTGAACGTGCCTGCCTCCCCGCTGAAAGAATTGCCAGGCGTCTCTGTCCCGAAGGCCAGAATCAAGTTAGTCGGGCACAAGTTGGAAATGGAGGGGCCCTTGCTTATCACGCACTGGGGCTTAAGCGGCCCCGCGGTTCTTCGGTTCTCAGCCTGGGGCGCCAAGCTTATGTTTGACACGCATTACACCGGCACGGCCCTTGTGCACTGGGTACCCGATTTTTCTGAGGAACAGGTGCGCCAACAAGTACAAGGCCAGCGCGCATCATCGCCCCGCAAAACCGTTGACGCCAATCCTCTTTTCGCGCTCCCGGCCAGGTTGTGGCAACGCCTCTGTGAATTAGCCGAGGTACCAGCCTCCGTTAAATGGGCTGAACTCCCTGGCAAAGCGCAAAGCAAGCTTATTGAATTGTTGGTACGAACCCCGTTTGAGGTGAAAGGCAAAACAACCTTCAAAGAAGAATTTGTCACCTGTGGCGGCCTGGCCTTACAGGAGCTGCACCTGGATCGCATGGAGAGTACATTGCATCCGGGCTTGCACTTCGCGGGTGAAGTGGTGGATATTGACGGAATTACCGGCGGGTTTAATTTTCAGGCGGCCTGGACTGGGGGGTATTTGGCAGGGAAGGCGATAGCGGGAAGAAATTAA
- a CDS encoding DEAD/DEAH box helicase produces MERIKFQELSLSEEMQRAIVDLGYEEASPIQTAAIPVLLEGRDVIGQAQTGTGKTAAFAIPTIEGIDPNNREVQALILCPTRELAIQVAEEILKLCKYKKGISVVPIYGGQPYDRQLRALKQGVQIVIGTPGRVMDHIERGTLRLETTKTIILDEADEMLDMGFREDIEFVLTKMPETRQTVFFSATMSKPIMELTRKYQTNPEIVKVTHKELTVTNIEQVYFEVRSSGKMEVTTRLIDMYNFKVVIIFCNTKRMVDELVSNLQARGYFADGLHGDLNQNQRTNVMNKFKAGTLEILVATDVAARGIDVDNVEAVINYDLPQDEENYVHRIGRTGRAGKSGKAFSYVAGRDLYKLRDIERFTKAKIVRQPVPTYEDVAEVRTTLVLDQVKEVIEKGGLAKHVVKVERLIAQDFNTLDIAAALLKLLMKDTKTKEKGAEANETKGGPKPGFDRLFVTLGKKDRLHPKDLVDIMTDHTSIPGGKVGDIDLYDRFSFVEVPTEYTQEIIERLGVTEINGMTVKFQKAEKKSMDPAEGGRELQELEDRPRKFYDKPFGGGGDRGGSRGGFGGDRGGYGGGNRGGGDRGGSRGGYGGGDRDRGGDRGGSRGGDRGGSRFGGGDRDRGGNGGGGFRERKRRDF; encoded by the coding sequence ATGGAAAGAATTAAATTCCAGGAGCTTTCGCTATCGGAAGAGATGCAACGTGCTATCGTTGACTTAGGCTATGAAGAAGCCTCTCCTATTCAAACTGCCGCCATTCCTGTGTTGCTGGAAGGCCGCGACGTGATTGGCCAGGCGCAGACTGGTACTGGCAAGACTGCCGCTTTCGCCATCCCTACCATTGAAGGCATTGACCCTAACAACCGCGAGGTACAGGCGTTGATTCTTTGTCCAACCCGTGAGTTGGCAATTCAGGTGGCAGAAGAGATTCTAAAACTTTGTAAGTACAAAAAAGGCATCAGCGTAGTGCCTATCTATGGTGGTCAGCCCTATGACCGTCAGTTACGCGCCCTTAAGCAAGGGGTACAAATCGTGATCGGGACGCCTGGTCGTGTAATGGACCACATTGAAAGAGGAACCCTTAGACTAGAGACCACCAAAACCATCATCCTGGATGAGGCAGATGAGATGTTGGACATGGGCTTTAGAGAAGATATTGAGTTTGTCTTGACCAAGATGCCAGAAACCCGCCAGACGGTGTTCTTCTCAGCAACTATGAGCAAGCCAATCATGGAGCTTACGCGCAAGTACCAGACCAATCCAGAGATTGTGAAGGTAACGCACAAAGAGCTGACCGTGACCAACATTGAGCAGGTTTATTTTGAAGTGCGTAGCTCAGGTAAGATGGAGGTAACTACTCGTCTTATTGACATGTATAACTTTAAAGTGGTGATCATCTTCTGTAACACCAAGCGGATGGTGGATGAGTTGGTGAGCAACCTACAGGCCCGCGGCTATTTTGCTGACGGTTTGCACGGTGACTTAAACCAGAACCAGCGTACCAACGTGATGAACAAGTTCAAAGCCGGTACTTTGGAGATTCTAGTAGCCACAGACGTTGCCGCCCGCGGTATTGACGTGGACAACGTAGAAGCGGTAATCAACTATGACTTACCACAAGACGAAGAAAACTACGTGCACCGTATTGGCCGTACAGGCCGTGCCGGTAAATCTGGTAAAGCCTTCTCTTACGTAGCGGGCCGTGACCTTTACAAACTGCGTGACATTGAGCGCTTCACCAAAGCAAAGATTGTTCGTCAGCCGGTGCCTACATATGAAGACGTAGCCGAAGTGCGCACTACCCTGGTATTGGACCAAGTGAAGGAAGTGATTGAGAAAGGTGGCCTTGCTAAGCATGTGGTGAAAGTAGAGCGCCTGATTGCTCAGGACTTTAACACCTTGGACATTGCAGCTGCTTTGTTGAAGCTGTTGATGAAAGACACTAAAACCAAGGAGAAAGGCGCCGAGGCCAACGAAACCAAAGGCGGACCTAAGCCTGGCTTTGACCGTCTGTTTGTGACCTTGGGCAAAAAAGACCGTCTGCACCCTAAAGATCTGGTAGACATCATGACCGACCACACCAGCATTCCTGGTGGCAAGGTTGGTGACATTGATTTGTATGACCGCTTCTCTTTTGTAGAAGTACCTACAGAATATACCCAGGAAATCATTGAAAGACTTGGCGTAACGGAAATCAACGGCATGACCGTGAAATTCCAGAAGGCTGAGAAAAAATCAATGGACCCCGCAGAAGGTGGCCGTGAATTGCAAGAGCTGGAAGATCGTCCTAGAAAATTCTATGACAAGCCTTTCGGCGGCGGCGGTGACCGTGGCGGCAGCAGAGGTGGCTTTGGTGGAGACCGCGGTGGTTACGGCGGAGGAAACAGAGGCGGTGGCGATCGTGGTGGCAGCAGAGGCGGCTACGGCGGTGGAGACCGTGACCGCGGCGGCGACAGAGGCGGTTCTCGCGGAGGTGACAGAGGTGGAAGCCGCTTTGGTGGTGGAGACCGTGACCGCGGCGGAAACGGCGGCGGAGGCTTCCGGGAAAGAAAAAGAAGAGATTTCTAA
- a CDS encoding UvrD-helicase domain-containing protein: MVTSFKIYSSSAGSGKTYQLTKEYLKLALQSEDVSYYKNILAITFTNDAAQEMKDRILGALRGFNEITLAEKDKAKSNALLFDILKEIKAEYAQPHLTEEALRGRAARVFDHLLFHYSEFAVSTIDSFVNRVVSAFTTELKLPHNFEVDMDAQTLLSTAVSLLLNKVNTQEENKLLAETLQQYALEKAEEGKSWNVLPEELADFARHLLNEQTYEHLLDIGQLTLQEFKKIRIELYTQKVTVEKEIQAIAQEAADLIDRHGIMPEEMSYGKNGIYSYFRKWNSGFDITIANSNAAKTVNDDKWASAKASTGAKVALDQIKDQLAQHYRAIEELKERETQNHILISAMLPHLYKLSVLSELERCIQEIKLDKNLVHISEFNKRITEIVLQEPIPFIYERLGERYQHILIDEFQDTSVLQWNNLLPLVENALSGGGFNMVVGDAKQAIYGWRGGEMEQILHLHRNQTHHLYQNSRFEENVAPRYDTLRWTLKPELLNTNYRSAPEIITFNNELFRFVSLANPQFPLLQAIYDEHFAQKSPEGKATGQAHLQVLFTKDDAHPLRYDLDACAQTEDIYEGYAADDLLTYQESTLQLVLQMVQQAQADGYAPRDIAILSRTNRNSKLVANFLKQKKYDIISQDSLSLQFAEVINLIIAFFRLLNQPGNSLARSQALYLVYKVVHQQLPDNLTTNKIAWLATHPSIDPFFQYLQEQGFDIAYRDAGNLSIYELTEKLIRVFDLLGKNNECEYLFRFLDLVLEYTLKNSNNLNNFLEYWDLHKEHLSINTPKDRDAITITSIHKAKGLDYPVVIVPFCDWSLEPQTSSLLWGTLPKSVAPGGKLRTAVVTLNKKLEQTALQEQYAQKLEKTFIENLNMLYVALTRPVDRLYLIAKAQDFKKASYQKNVSFWLHKFLESKELWQEGHYCYQLARGSQQAVHHASISEDVYVLDKFTSADWAQNLKLKQHANNVFDFETQQEHRRWNRKLHYALALISYADEAPKALRQLVRQGIISQRELPTLTQMVDHVLHHPQMQRYFSRSMSVENEREVLDVRTNRYKPDRIVFGEKGEVTLIDYKLPPAKEEYRDNLNSYAALFLELVFSKITCVVYYFEEERVEEWEYVGEVVE, from the coding sequence GTGGTTACTTCCTTTAAAATATACTCTTCCTCGGCTGGTTCTGGCAAAACGTACCAGTTGACAAAGGAATACCTCAAACTGGCCCTGCAGAGTGAGGACGTCTCTTATTACAAAAACATCCTGGCCATTACGTTCACCAATGACGCGGCCCAGGAAATGAAAGATCGCATCTTGGGTGCCCTGCGCGGCTTCAATGAGATTACCCTTGCTGAGAAGGACAAAGCCAAAAGCAATGCACTCCTATTTGACATATTAAAAGAGATTAAGGCAGAGTATGCGCAACCCCATTTAACCGAAGAAGCCTTGCGCGGCCGGGCGGCGCGGGTGTTTGACCATTTGCTCTTCCATTACTCAGAGTTTGCGGTGAGTACCATTGACTCCTTTGTAAACCGGGTGGTGAGTGCCTTTACCACAGAGCTTAAACTTCCGCACAATTTTGAGGTGGACATGGACGCGCAAACCCTTCTCAGCACCGCCGTGAGCCTGTTATTGAACAAGGTGAACACCCAGGAAGAAAACAAACTGCTCGCCGAGACCCTGCAACAGTACGCCCTTGAGAAGGCCGAAGAAGGCAAAAGTTGGAATGTACTGCCCGAGGAGCTCGCTGACTTCGCGCGTCATCTGTTGAACGAGCAAACCTATGAACACTTACTTGACATAGGACAGCTTACCCTTCAGGAATTCAAGAAGATACGGATCGAGCTATACACCCAAAAGGTAACCGTTGAGAAAGAAATTCAGGCCATAGCGCAGGAGGCCGCAGACCTGATTGACCGGCACGGCATCATGCCCGAGGAAATGTCATATGGCAAGAATGGCATCTACTCCTACTTCAGGAAATGGAACAGCGGCTTTGACATTACCATTGCCAACAGCAACGCGGCCAAAACAGTCAATGATGACAAATGGGCCAGCGCCAAAGCCAGTACCGGCGCCAAGGTGGCTCTGGACCAGATCAAAGACCAACTGGCCCAGCACTACCGCGCCATAGAAGAGTTGAAAGAGCGCGAGACCCAGAACCACATCCTCATCTCCGCCATGCTGCCGCACCTGTACAAGCTGAGTGTGCTGAGCGAGCTGGAGCGTTGCATTCAGGAAATAAAGCTGGATAAGAACCTGGTGCACATTTCTGAGTTCAACAAACGCATCACAGAGATTGTCTTGCAGGAGCCTATTCCTTTTATTTATGAACGCTTGGGCGAACGGTACCAGCATATCTTGATTGACGAGTTCCAGGACACGTCTGTGTTGCAATGGAACAATCTTTTGCCCTTGGTGGAGAATGCCTTGAGTGGCGGTGGCTTTAACATGGTGGTAGGCGATGCCAAACAGGCCATTTACGGCTGGCGCGGCGGCGAAATGGAACAGATCCTGCACCTGCACCGCAACCAAACCCACCATCTGTACCAAAACTCACGGTTTGAGGAGAACGTGGCTCCGCGCTATGACACCCTGCGCTGGACGCTCAAGCCAGAACTCCTCAACACCAATTACCGAAGCGCCCCAGAAATCATCACGTTCAACAATGAGCTGTTCCGGTTTGTGAGTTTGGCTAACCCCCAGTTCCCTTTGTTGCAGGCCATCTATGACGAGCATTTCGCGCAGAAGTCTCCGGAAGGGAAAGCCACGGGGCAGGCGCATTTGCAGGTGCTCTTCACCAAGGATGACGCTCACCCCTTGCGCTATGACCTGGACGCCTGCGCCCAGACCGAAGACATCTATGAAGGCTATGCCGCAGATGATTTGCTTACCTACCAGGAAAGTACGTTGCAATTGGTGCTACAGATGGTACAACAAGCCCAGGCAGACGGCTACGCGCCCCGCGACATTGCCATTTTAAGCCGCACCAACCGCAACAGCAAACTGGTGGCTAACTTCCTGAAGCAGAAGAAATACGACATCATCTCGCAGGATTCGCTTTCCTTACAGTTTGCCGAGGTCATTAACCTGATAATCGCGTTCTTCAGGCTCTTGAACCAGCCGGGTAATAGCCTGGCGCGGTCTCAGGCGCTTTATTTGGTTTACAAGGTGGTGCATCAGCAGTTGCCAGACAACCTGACCACCAACAAGATTGCCTGGCTGGCCACGCACCCCAGCATTGACCCGTTCTTCCAGTATCTACAGGAACAGGGCTTTGACATTGCCTACCGGGACGCGGGCAACCTGTCCATCTATGAACTGACGGAGAAGCTGATAAGAGTATTTGACCTGCTGGGCAAGAACAACGAGTGCGAGTACCTGTTCCGGTTCCTGGACCTGGTGCTGGAATACACGCTTAAGAACAGCAACAACCTCAACAACTTCCTGGAATACTGGGACCTGCACAAGGAGCACCTGAGCATCAATACACCCAAAGACCGTGACGCCATCACCATTACCAGCATTCATAAGGCCAAAGGGTTGGATTACCCTGTAGTGATTGTGCCTTTCTGTGACTGGAGCCTGGAACCGCAGACCTCGTCATTGCTTTGGGGCACGCTGCCAAAGAGCGTGGCCCCGGGCGGCAAACTACGCACCGCCGTGGTCACGCTCAATAAAAAGCTGGAACAAACCGCCTTGCAGGAACAATACGCCCAGAAACTGGAAAAGACGTTCATTGAAAACCTGAACATGCTCTACGTGGCCCTTACCCGCCCCGTGGACCGCTTGTATCTCATTGCCAAGGCGCAGGATTTCAAGAAGGCCAGTTACCAGAAGAACGTAAGCTTTTGGCTGCATAAGTTTTTGGAAAGTAAGGAGCTCTGGCAGGAAGGCCACTATTGCTACCAACTGGCCAGAGGAAGCCAACAGGCCGTGCATCATGCTTCTATCTCTGAAGACGTGTACGTGCTGGACAAGTTCACCTCAGCAGACTGGGCCCAGAACCTGAAACTGAAACAGCACGCCAACAACGTATTTGATTTTGAGACCCAGCAGGAACACCGCCGCTGGAACCGCAAACTCCATTACGCCCTGGCTTTGATTTCCTACGCAGATGAAGCCCCCAAAGCCCTGAGACAATTGGTACGCCAAGGCATCATTTCGCAGCGTGAGCTTCCTACCCTCACCCAGATGGTAGACCACGTCCTTCACCACCCGCAGATGCAACGCTACTTTAGCCGGAGCATGAGCGTGGAAAACGAGCGCGAAGTGCTGGACGTGCGCACCAACCGTTACAAACCAGATCGCATCGTGTTCGGAGAAAAAGGCGAGGTGACGCTCATAGACTACAAACTGCCGCCGGCCAAAGAAGAATACCGTGACAACCTAAATTCGTATGCCGCCCTGTTCCTGGAACTGGTCTTCAGCAAAATCACCTGCGTGGTGTATTACTTTGAAGAAGAGCGCGTGGAGGAATGGGAGTATGTAGGCGAAGTGGTAGAATAG